Proteins found in one Desulfovibrio gilichinskyi genomic segment:
- a CDS encoding MFS transporter has protein sequence MSKIVEGDKAVAKTVQDYIDETPYWADGTIAPFSPMTAMQWRIWFLASAGKFFEGLVVFMTGVALPLIVREFNLSAFEKGAVSAASLFGILVGASALGYLADHYGRKKMFIAEMIIFTVCLVCLVSSTTYATLVIFLFGVGLALGCDYPTAHMIISESIPSIDRGRLVLSAFAFQAIGALFGTAIGYLILYKNPDLGAWRWMYGTAIIPAIIVVIGRFYVPDSGHWLVSKGRIKEAEAALKRLLHRKPKYPSVIKLAAPETIDSNGDKITAGTYLELFSSKNIRATILASVPWFLQDLSTYGIGIFTPTILSSVIGAKAVYARNVADLIQNDMIAAKGAAFIDVLLIVGVVCAVMLADKVGRIKLQIFGFIGCAVGLFLATLSMSAASEMKMAYLFSGFMLFSFMTNVGPNSITYLIAGEVFPTKIRGKGAGLAASIAKVGAVATAFLFPFLLKDFGIETILYFLVGCSLLGAIVTWFFRIETSGINLEGLE, from the coding sequence ATGTCTAAAATTGTTGAAGGTGATAAGGCTGTTGCCAAAACTGTTCAGGACTATATTGATGAAACTCCTTACTGGGCTGATGGAACTATTGCTCCCTTTTCGCCGATGACTGCTATGCAATGGCGGATTTGGTTTTTGGCTTCTGCCGGAAAATTTTTTGAAGGGCTTGTTGTTTTTATGACCGGTGTTGCTCTGCCTCTTATTGTTCGTGAGTTTAATTTAAGTGCTTTTGAAAAAGGAGCCGTCAGCGCAGCATCCTTGTTTGGTATTTTAGTTGGAGCTTCTGCTTTAGGCTATCTTGCTGATCACTATGGCAGAAAAAAAATGTTTATAGCTGAAATGATTATTTTTACAGTATGTTTGGTTTGTCTTGTTTCCAGCACCACTTATGCAACACTAGTGATATTTCTTTTCGGCGTGGGCCTTGCCCTGGGGTGTGACTATCCGACGGCGCATATGATTATATCTGAAAGTATTCCAAGTATTGACCGCGGCAGGCTTGTGCTCAGTGCATTTGCTTTTCAGGCTATCGGGGCATTATTCGGAACCGCTATCGGGTATTTAATTTTATATAAAAATCCTGATCTCGGTGCTTGGCGATGGATGTACGGAACAGCAATAATTCCTGCCATTATTGTTGTTATCGGAAGGTTTTATGTCCCTGACAGCGGGCACTGGCTCGTCTCTAAGGGGCGGATAAAAGAAGCAGAAGCCGCCCTAAAGCGGTTGCTGCACCGGAAACCTAAATATCCATCCGTAATCAAACTCGCTGCTCCGGAAACCATTGACAGCAACGGTGATAAAATAACTGCCGGAACTTATTTAGAATTATTTAGTTCTAAAAATATTAGAGCAACGATTCTTGCATCTGTCCCGTGGTTTCTTCAAGACCTCAGCACGTATGGCATCGGTATTTTCACTCCGACAATTTTAAGCTCTGTTATTGGCGCAAAGGCTGTTTACGCAAGAAATGTCGCTGACCTGATTCAAAATGATATGATAGCCGCCAAGGGAGCAGCCTTTATTGATGTCCTTTTAATTGTCGGGGTTGTATGCGCAGTTATGCTTGCTGATAAAGTCGGAAGAATCAAACTTCAAATATTCGGATTTATCGGCTGCGCGGTAGGCTTGTTTTTGGCTACTCTGTCAATGAGTGCTGCGTCTGAAATGAAAATGGCTTATCTGTTCAGCGGGTTTATGCTCTTTAGTTTTATGACAAATGTCGGCCCTAATTCCATTACTTATTTGATTGCCGGAGAAGTTTTCCCCACTAAAATCAGGGGGAAAGGAGCTGGACTTGCTGCGTCCATTGCAAAGGTCGGAGCTGTTGCTACAGCCTTTTTATTTCCTTTTCTGCTTAAAGATTTCGGTATTGAAACCATATTATATTTTTTAGTCGGATGTTCTCTTCTCGGCGCGATAGTAACCTGGTTTTTCAGAATCGAAACAAGCGGAATAAATCTGGAAGGTCTTGAATAA
- a CDS encoding FeoA family protein encodes MTKNINLSEICSGKSYCVLGFDLESSDYAQKLHKMGFVAGTTIELAPIKISDPMVFQIRGSRVALRKNEATQVQVKEL; translated from the coding sequence ATGACTAAAAATATTAACCTTTCAGAAATTTGTTCAGGAAAGTCATATTGCGTTCTCGGATTTGATCTTGAATCTTCTGACTACGCACAAAAACTACACAAAATGGGATTTGTTGCAGGAACTACTATTGAGCTGGCACCCATAAAAATTTCCGACCCCATGGTTTTCCAAATCCGTGGGAGCCGCGTGGCACTCAGAAAAAATGAAGCCACCCAAGTACAAGTGAAGGAGCTCTAA
- the feoB gene encoding ferrous iron transport protein B: protein MHKIERLAIAGVPNSGKTTLFNALTGSSQKVGNWPGVTVEKIQGTFPLQGSIVELVDLPGTYNLTPDTEDQKVAEKVLRQGEYDLILNVVDATNLSRNLFLTMDLKEHTDQIIILLNMLDVAEKEGLDIDVEALSKELGLPVIPVIAVDKVSVNKAVKAIEATANNLPPHDSHATKQEVMDTVKKYTVIDSICDKVVKEKLDRSQNFTNKVDSVVMNRFASIPVFLVSMFITFWFAIGLGSVFIDFFDIMAGLIFVDIPTAALESVHAPEWLHVVIAGGLGAGIQTVATFIPVVFFMFLALAILEDFGYMARVGVVADRFMRKIGLPGSAFIPMVVGFGCTVPAVMAARTLTSKRDRFMTIFMAPFMSCGARLPVYALFCVALFGSYSGLAVFLIYLSGLAMAIFTGFLLKNTLFKGVPSHFVMDLPLYHIPRISAVFKSAWLRLNGFIKRAGVIVVSAVFVLSMLNSIGITNGQISFGNEDSQASVLAYASKAISPVFKPMGISEDNWPASVALFTGLFAKEAIVGTVNSLYSSLDMQDTAETAPEEEATGLDISGTIGEAFSTISDGLVGIFTSVDLLGVGLVTEDSATVSEEIGASTAVYKHIAANFTVFSAFAYLLFVLMYFPCLAVIGATKQEMGGFYSGVMAMYCTALGWSVATLFYQITEGRNILYIGIALAILAAIYGTLKYLGTKESEPLPILQPIK from the coding sequence ATGCATAAGATTGAACGACTTGCCATAGCAGGCGTACCCAACAGCGGTAAAACAACCCTTTTCAATGCCCTCACAGGCTCCAGTCAAAAAGTTGGAAACTGGCCCGGAGTTACAGTTGAAAAAATTCAGGGCACTTTTCCCTTACAAGGCAGTATAGTTGAACTGGTGGACTTACCGGGGACTTATAACCTTACCCCGGACACAGAAGATCAGAAAGTCGCGGAAAAAGTACTCCGCCAAGGAGAATATGACCTGATCTTAAACGTTGTTGATGCGACTAATCTTTCACGGAATCTGTTTTTAACAATGGACCTCAAAGAGCACACAGATCAGATTATCATTTTGCTTAACATGCTGGATGTTGCCGAAAAAGAAGGTCTGGACATTGATGTCGAGGCTCTAAGTAAAGAACTTGGATTACCTGTAATACCTGTGATTGCAGTGGATAAAGTATCCGTAAACAAAGCGGTGAAAGCAATTGAAGCAACTGCTAACAACCTGCCTCCTCATGATTCGCATGCTACGAAACAGGAAGTAATGGATACAGTTAAAAAATATACTGTTATTGACAGCATTTGCGACAAAGTAGTTAAGGAAAAACTTGATCGCAGCCAAAACTTTACGAATAAAGTGGACAGCGTTGTGATGAACCGTTTTGCGTCAATTCCAGTCTTTCTGGTTTCCATGTTCATAACCTTCTGGTTTGCTATCGGTTTAGGTTCGGTATTTATTGATTTTTTTGATATTATGGCAGGACTGATTTTTGTTGATATACCAACGGCAGCTTTGGAAAGTGTGCACGCACCGGAATGGTTACATGTAGTTATCGCCGGAGGGCTAGGTGCCGGAATTCAGACTGTAGCTACATTTATACCTGTAGTATTTTTCATGTTCCTAGCCTTGGCAATTCTTGAAGACTTTGGATATATGGCCCGAGTCGGGGTCGTTGCGGACCGCTTTATGCGTAAAATCGGCTTACCGGGATCTGCTTTCATTCCAATGGTTGTCGGATTCGGTTGTACAGTTCCTGCTGTTATGGCGGCAAGAACTCTTACCTCAAAACGTGACCGCTTCATGACTATTTTCATGGCACCGTTTATGTCTTGCGGAGCAAGGCTCCCTGTATACGCACTTTTTTGCGTAGCCTTATTCGGTTCATATTCCGGACTTGCTGTATTTTTGATTTATCTGTCCGGACTTGCCATGGCTATTTTCACAGGATTCCTGCTTAAAAACACTTTATTCAAAGGCGTCCCGTCACATTTTGTAATGGACCTGCCACTCTACCATATCCCACGTATCAGCGCGGTATTCAAAAGTGCATGGCTCAGACTGAACGGCTTTATCAAGCGCGCCGGAGTTATTGTCGTCAGCGCAGTATTTGTGCTCAGCATGTTAAACTCAATCGGGATTACAAACGGACAAATTTCTTTCGGCAATGAAGATTCACAGGCATCTGTTCTTGCCTACGCCAGCAAGGCGATCTCCCCTGTGTTCAAACCAATGGGAATTTCGGAAGATAACTGGCCTGCATCGGTTGCTCTTTTCACCGGACTTTTTGCAAAAGAAGCAATCGTCGGAACAGTAAACTCATTATATTCATCACTTGATATGCAGGATACAGCTGAAACGGCTCCTGAAGAAGAAGCAACTGGATTAGATATCAGCGGCACAATAGGTGAAGCTTTTTCCACTATCAGCGATGGGCTTGTAGGAATCTTTACCTCTGTAGACCTTCTGGGAGTCGGGCTTGTCACCGAAGACAGCGCGACTGTCAGCGAAGAAATCGGTGCAAGCACGGCTGTTTACAAACATATTGCAGCTAACTTCACAGTATTCTCTGCCTTTGCCTACCTGCTGTTTGTTTTAATGTATTTCCCTTGTCTGGCGGTGATCGGAGCGACAAAACAGGAAATGGGTGGTTTCTACTCAGGAGTAATGGCCATGTACTGCACCGCATTAGGCTGGTCAGTAGCTACCCTGTTCTACCAGATAACCGAAGGAAGAAACATATTGTACATCGGAATTGCTCTCGCAATTCTTGCGGCAATATACGGAACACTTAAATATCTAGGAACAAAGGAATCAGAACCACTACCGATTCTGCAACCTATTAAATAA